The genomic DNA TGCTGATGAGGATTTTGCGTGCATTCCTGCGCGCGGGCGGCTATTTGTCTGCCCAAGCAAACATTAGCAAAGCCATCCTCCACCCTTTCAGGCAGAAAGCGGTGGCGTGGCCCGCAGGGAATATCAGGCCTTTACATGGATATCCGCAATATCGCCATCATTGCCCACGTTGACCACGGCAAGACGACTCTGGTTGACGAACTGCTCAAGCAGTCGGGTTCGTTCCGCGAAAACCAGCACGTTGCCGAACGCGCAATGGACAGCAACGATCTGGAACGCGAACGTGGCATTACCATTCTTGCCAAGTGCACTTCCGTTGTCTGGAACAATACCCGTATCAACATTATTGATACACCCGGACACGCCGACTTTGGCGGGGAAGTGGAACGTATTCTGAGCATGGTGGATGGCGCCATTGTGCTGGTGGACTCCGCAGAAGGTGCGCTGCCGCAGACTAAGTTTGTGGTTGGCAAGGCACTGGCCCGCGGCCTGAAGCCAATTGTGGTTGTGAACAAGATTGACCGTGGCGATGCCCGCCCCGATGAAGTGCATAACGAAATTTTCGATCTGTTTGCTGCCCTTGGCGCAAATGATGAACAGCTTGATTTCCCGATGCTGTTTGCTTCTGGCCGTCAGGGCTGGGCAGATGAAACGCTGGACGGTGCCCGCAAGGACCTGAGCCCGATGTTCGAGCTGATCCTGCGCCATGTGCCAGCTCCGAATCTGGACAAAGACAAGCCCTTCGCCATGACAGCCACCATTCTGGAAAGTGACAACTTTCTGGGCCGCGTGCTGACAGGCCGTGTGGAACAGGGCCGCGCTAAGGTGAACATGCCTGTTAAGGTGCTGCGGGCCGATGGCTCCGTGGTGGAAACAGGCCGCCTGACCAAGCTGCTTTCCTTCCGTGGTCTGGACCGCGTGGGTGTGGAAGAAGTGGAAGCTGGTGACATTGTGGCCGTGGCTGGTTTGTCTGAAGCTACTATTCCAGACACCATTGCAGCCCCGGAAGTGGAAGCCCCGCTGGAAGCTATTCCGGTTGATCCGCCAACACTGTCCATGACCTTCCGCCTGAACGATGGCCCGCTGGGTGGCCGTGAAGGCAAGAAGGTAACGTCTCGCCAGATTCGTGACCGTCTGTTCAAGGAAATCGAAAGCAACATTGCTATTCGTGTAACAGACAGCCCGGAAAGCGAAGCGTTTGAAGTGGCAGGCCGTGGCGAACTTCAGCTTGGTGTGCTGATTGAAACCATGCGCCGTGAAGGCTTTGAGCTGACAATCGGCCGCCCGCGCGTGCTGTTCCGCACCAATGAAGAAACCGGTGAGCGCGAAGAGCCTTACGAAGAAGTTACCATTGATGTGGACGAACCCTATTCCGGCGTTGTGGTGGAAAAGATGTCCCTCCGCAAAGGCCAGATGCAGGACATGCGCCCCTCCGGCGGTGACAAGGTGCGCCTGACGTTTATCATCCCGTCTCGCGGGTTGATCGGCTACCACGGTGAATTCCTGACCGACACGCGCGGCACGGGTATCATGAACCGTCTGTTCTCCAACTACGGGCCTTATGCTGGCACCGTAGAAGGCCGCCGCAACGGATCTCTGATCTCTGCAGAAAACGGGGCTACCACTCAGTACTCCCTGTTCTCCTTGCAGGATCGTGGCACGCTGTTCGTGGATGCGGGTGAAACGGTTTATCAGGGCATGATCATCGGTGAGCATTCCCGTGAGAATGATCTGGAAGTAAACCCGATCCGTGAAAAGAAGCTGACCAACATGCGCGCCGCCGGTAAGGACGAAGCCCTGCTGCTGACCCCGCCGCGCCGTATGTCTTTGGAACAGGCT from Acetobacter ascendens includes the following:
- the typA gene encoding translational GTPase TypA, whose amino-acid sequence is MDIRNIAIIAHVDHGKTTLVDELLKQSGSFRENQHVAERAMDSNDLERERGITILAKCTSVVWNNTRINIIDTPGHADFGGEVERILSMVDGAIVLVDSAEGALPQTKFVVGKALARGLKPIVVVNKIDRGDARPDEVHNEIFDLFAALGANDEQLDFPMLFASGRQGWADETLDGARKDLSPMFELILRHVPAPNLDKDKPFAMTATILESDNFLGRVLTGRVEQGRAKVNMPVKVLRADGSVVETGRLTKLLSFRGLDRVGVEEVEAGDIVAVAGLSEATIPDTIAAPEVEAPLEAIPVDPPTLSMTFRLNDGPLGGREGKKVTSRQIRDRLFKEIESNIAIRVTDSPESEAFEVAGRGELQLGVLIETMRREGFELTIGRPRVLFRTNEETGEREEPYEEVTIDVDEPYSGVVVEKMSLRKGQMQDMRPSGGDKVRLTFIIPSRGLIGYHGEFLTDTRGTGIMNRLFSNYGPYAGTVEGRRNGSLISAENGATTQYSLFSLQDRGTLFVDAGETVYQGMIIGEHSRENDLEVNPIREKKLTNMRAAGKDEALLLTPPRRMSLEQAIAYIEDDELVEVTPSAIRLRKRYLDPNERKKRGKKAD